In Nymphaea colorata isolate Beijing-Zhang1983 chromosome 3, ASM883128v2, whole genome shotgun sequence, a genomic segment contains:
- the LOC116250056 gene encoding adenine phosphoribosyltransferase 1-like codes for MQGAAAGRRSPDSQRLKFQALSLDPGIRIPKLQKEMAIEGGDERIKKISTSIRVIPNFPKPGIKFQDITTLLLDPQAFKDTIDLFVERYKNQNISVVAGVEARGFIFGPPIALAIGAKFVPLRKPKKLPGEVISEEYTLEYGTDRMEMHVGAVHAGERAIVIDDLIATGGTLCAAIKLLERVGAKVVECACVIELPELKGRERLEGKPLFILVEA; via the exons ATGCAAGGCGCCGCTGCAGGACGGCGTTCTCCCGATAGCCAACGGCTTAAATTTCAGGCGCTGTCACTCGACCCAGGCATTCGGATCCCGAAGTTGCAGAAGGAGATGGCGATCGAGGGTGGCGACGAACGCATCAAGAAGATCTCGACCTCGATCCGTGTAATCCCGAATTTCCCCAAgccag GGATCAAGTTTCAAGATATAACAACTTTGCTGCTCGACCCTCAGGCATTCAAGGATACCATTGATTTGTTTGTTGAGAGATATAAGAATCAGAATATTTCAGTCGTGGCAG GAGTAGAAGCAAGAGGCTTCATTTTTGGCCCTCCTATTGCATTGGCTATAGGTGCCAAGTTTGTTCCTTTGAGAAAACCAAAGAAGTTGCCAG GTGAAGTTATATCAGAGGAGTATACTTTGGAATATGGAACAGACCGAATGGAGATGCATGTAGGAGCTGTTCATGCTGGAGAACGTGCAATTGTAATCGATGATCTTATTGCAACTGGAGGGACCCTGTGTGCAGCTATTAAGTTACTAG AACGTGTTGGTGCTAAGGTGGTTGAATGTGCATGTGTTATAGAACTGCCAGAGCTTAAG GGAAGGGAAAGGTTAGAAGGCAAGCCACTCTTCATTCTAGTAGAAGCATAA
- the LOC116250055 gene encoding zinc finger protein ZAT10 encodes MMAALEALALPHDHHRFPSAPTTTTTTADTTTTTSSEEYAPNFDSWKKGKRSKRPRSEEEYLALCLVMLANSGRAGPTPVPVAVEAPPALTYRCSVCDKAFPSYQALGGHKASHKKTTASSTDSGDQSAERAKVAKIHQCSVCFKLFPTGQALGGHKRCHWDGGVAATTRSTTTNTNTNNSDMSGSLVLSKGPMFDLNLPARLDFWPETADDEVTSPLTIKRRLF; translated from the coding sequence ATGATGGCTGCTCTTGAAGCTCTGGCTCTGCCCCACGACCACCATCGTTTTCCCTCAGcacccaccaccaccaccaccacggctgacaccaccaccaccacctcctcgGAAGAGTACGCCCCCAATTTCGACTCATGGAAGAAGGGGAAACGCTCCAAGCGCCCCAGATCCGAGGAGGAATACCTGGCACTCTGCCTCGTCATGCTCGCCAACAGCGGCCGCGCCGGACCGACGCCAGTACCGGTAGCGGTGGAGGCGCCACCCGCCCTCACTTACCGCTGCTCTGTCTGCGACAAGGCCTTTCCCTCCTATCAAGCGCTCGGCGGTCACAAGGCCAGCCACAAGAAGACCACCGCCTCCTCCACCGACTCCGGCGACCAATCGGCTGAACGCGCCAAGGTTGCCAAGATCCACCAGTGTTCCGTCTGCTTCAAGCTCTTCCCCACCGGCCAGGCGCTCGGTGGCCACAAGCGCTGCCACTGGGACGGAGGAGTCGCCGCCACCACCAGgtccaccaccaccaacaccaaCACCAACAATTCGGACATGAGCGGTAGCTTGGTGCTCTCCAAGGGACCCATGTTCGACTTGAACCTGCCCGCTCGGCTCGATTTCTGGCCGGAGACCGCCGACGACGAAGTCACCAGTCCGCTCACCATCAAGCGCCGCTTGTTCTAG
- the LOC116250054 gene encoding ATP-dependent (S)-NAD(P)H-hydrate dehydratase, producing the protein MHNSLRTLGHGRNGSFSILESKASCMFASGAILRRQHFLVRSLRGYKIQNFTKTMAEIKYSVDEAVAGKILRTITPDLDPGRYKGQAGKIAVIGGCREYTGAPYFAAISALKIGADLSHVFCTKDAAPVIKSYSPELIVHPVLEESYSVRDDERGLTSKKVLAEVAKWMARFDCLVVGPGLGRDPFLMECVSEIITAARHSKIPIVVDGDGLFLVTSNLELIQGYPLAVLTPNVNEYKRLVEKVFGGEVNCKDGLDQLQSIAQRIGVTILQKGNSDIISDGKSVTLVNIFGSPRRCGGQGDILSGSVAVFSSWARQVLETQKEPDDSIPMNPMVLGSISGSVLLRKAASVAFGKKKRSTLTTDIIECLGESLEHLCPVS; encoded by the exons ATGCACAACTCTTTAAGAACATTGGGCCATGGCAGGAACGGTTCCTTTTCTATTTTAGAGAGCAAGGCCTCTTGCATGTTTGCGTCTGGTGCAATTTTGAGGAGGCAGCATTTTTTAGTAAGATCTCTGAGAGGatacaaaatccaaaatttcacTAAAACAATGGCCGAGATAAAATATTCAGTTGATGAGGCTGTTGCTGGAAAAATCCTACGAACAATAACTCCTGATCTTGATCCTGGCAGATATAAGGGCCAGGCAG GGAAGATTGCAGTTATAGGTGGTTGCCGTGAATATACAGGTGCACCATACTTTGCAGCAATATCTGCCTTGAAAATA GGTGCTGATTTATCTCATGTCTTTTGTACAAAAGATGCTGCACCAGTTATAAAGAGCTATAGCCCTGAGCTTATTGTCCATCCTGTGCTTGAAGAATCTTATAGTGTAAG GGATGATGAAAGGGGACTTACATCCAAGAAAGTTCTTGCAGAAGTTGCGAAATGGATGGCTAGATTTGATTGCCTCGTTGTTGGACCTGGCCTTGGAAGGGATCCGTTTCTTATG GAGTGCGTGAGTGAGATTATTACAGCGGCTCGACATTCAAAAATTCCAATTGTAGTTGATGGG GATGGTTTGTTTCTTGTCACAAGCAATCTTGAACTGATACAAGGGTACCCTTTGGCTGTTCTAACTCCAAATGTGAATGAGTACAAGCGTCTTGTGGAGAAGGTTTTTGGAGGTGAAGTCAACTGCAAAGATGGGCTCGACCAGTTACAGTCAATTGCTCAAAG GATTGGAGTGACGATTCTGCAGAAGGGAAACTCTGATATCATCAGTGATGGCAAATCAG TTACGTTGGTGAACATTTTTGGATCTCCACGGCGTTGTGGTGGCCAGGGTGATATTCTGTCTGGAAG TGTCGCAGTTTTCTCATCTTGGGCAAGACAAGTGCTTGAAACTCAGAAGGAACCAGATGACAG TATTCCAATGAATCCAATGGTGCTGGGAAGCATTTCTGGTTCTGTTTTGCTGAGAAAAGCAGCATCAGTTGCTTTTGGTAAGAAGAAGCGATCGACTCTCACAACAGACATCATCGAATGTCTAGGAGAAAG TTTGGAGCATCTGTGCCCGGTCTCCTGA